One part of the Prochlorococcus marinus str. MIT 9313 genome encodes these proteins:
- a CDS encoding sensor histidine kinase: protein MKLSNRFLNLVKQQLSSFEAEAPLEKLVVYIAQARDGRAPSLEAVSQWPANGNKSLPPVEADPELRAPSPDRRWYPLQEGTILLGVLRAEKPLSSPSWPTRLDRRLLATASAITDCLSLELERARLLDELAEQREQISLMVHQLRNPLAALRTYAQLLMKRLEPDSRHRTLIKGLLSEQAQLDRYISSLDQIGQDNLPIQPSIKAPLLLPPLLPQATDLTIKSLLTPLIERAIATSALQKRPWHGPSQWPAWTEELRPSGDGVVAEIVANLLENAFRYSPAGRPIGLCLQQNGVCVWDGGEPINKQERERIFSRGIRGQSSGDRPGSGLGLALGRQLAEDLGGSLQLITSPANLDPALPSEGNAFLLSLPAVRPPATEA from the coding sequence ATGAAGCTGTCAAACCGCTTCCTCAATCTGGTGAAGCAACAACTCAGCAGCTTCGAAGCGGAGGCTCCACTAGAGAAGCTTGTGGTCTATATCGCTCAAGCAAGAGACGGGCGCGCCCCCAGCCTGGAAGCCGTAAGTCAGTGGCCCGCCAATGGGAACAAATCCCTGCCACCTGTAGAGGCAGACCCTGAGCTTCGTGCACCCTCACCTGATCGACGCTGGTACCCGCTTCAAGAAGGAACGATCTTGCTTGGAGTACTCAGAGCCGAAAAACCCCTCTCTTCGCCATCCTGGCCCACCCGCCTAGACCGACGGCTGCTTGCTACTGCGAGTGCCATCACCGATTGCCTCAGTCTTGAGCTTGAGCGCGCCAGGCTGCTTGATGAGCTGGCCGAGCAACGGGAACAAATCAGCCTGATGGTGCATCAACTGCGCAATCCGCTAGCCGCGCTTCGAACCTATGCCCAACTCTTGATGAAGCGCCTAGAGCCCGATAGTCGTCACCGCACCTTGATCAAGGGTCTGCTGAGCGAGCAAGCACAACTAGATCGCTATATCTCCAGCCTCGACCAGATCGGCCAGGACAATCTGCCCATCCAACCAAGCATCAAGGCCCCATTGCTGCTGCCTCCATTACTGCCTCAAGCCACTGATCTCACTATCAAATCCTTACTAACACCACTGATCGAACGCGCCATAGCCACATCAGCCTTGCAAAAACGCCCTTGGCATGGACCCAGCCAATGGCCTGCCTGGACTGAAGAGCTACGTCCTTCAGGAGATGGAGTGGTCGCTGAAATCGTGGCCAACCTGCTGGAGAATGCTTTCCGCTATAGCCCTGCAGGCCGCCCTATCGGCCTTTGCCTGCAACAAAACGGAGTATGCGTCTGGGATGGAGGTGAACCCATCAACAAGCAAGAGCGTGAGCGCATCTTCAGCAGAGGCATTCGAGGCCAGAGCAGTGGCGATCGCCCCGGCAGCGGCCTTGGCCTCGCCCTGGGACGCCAACTGGCTGAAGATTTGGGAGGTTCGCTGCAACTGATCACCTCTCCAGCGAACCTTGATCCAGCCCTTCCCAGCGAAGGGAATGCCTTTCTGCTCAGCCTGCCGGCAGTAAGACCGCCAGCAACAGAAGCGTGA
- a CDS encoding alpha/beta hydrolase: protein MSDNLLRDIPKGAYYRLVLLHGWGADADDLMPLGRELCQVIEPPVELVALRAQQRHPQGLGRQWYGLFPSDWAAVPDAISQLQARLKALETPEIPLQRTALLGFSQGGAMALASGCDLPLAGLIGCSAYPHPNWVAPSIRPAVLLLHGRQDDVVPYAASEQLLKSLKTSGLETALVSFEGGHCIPGELIPRMQQALHSWFN from the coding sequence GTGAGCGACAACCTTCTCCGCGACATTCCCAAAGGTGCTTACTACAGGCTTGTGCTGCTGCATGGCTGGGGTGCAGATGCAGACGATCTGATGCCCCTTGGCCGAGAGCTCTGCCAAGTCATCGAGCCTCCCGTAGAACTAGTGGCTCTACGGGCACAACAACGTCATCCTCAAGGTCTGGGCCGGCAATGGTATGGACTCTTTCCAAGCGACTGGGCAGCCGTTCCTGATGCGATCTCTCAACTTCAGGCTCGCTTGAAAGCCCTGGAAACCCCAGAAATTCCTCTACAAAGAACGGCTTTACTGGGTTTCTCTCAAGGGGGAGCAATGGCCCTGGCGAGTGGTTGTGATCTACCTCTAGCAGGCCTAATCGGCTGCAGTGCATACCCACATCCAAATTGGGTAGCGCCAAGCATTCGCCCCGCTGTGCTTCTCCTACATGGGCGCCAAGACGATGTAGTTCCCTACGCCGCCTCTGAACAACTCCTCAAAAGCCTAAAAACAAGCGGATTGGAGACGGCATTAGTGAGCTTCGAAGGGGGCCACTGCATTCCGGGAGAACTAATCCCCCGGATGCAACAGGCCTTGCACTCTTGGTTCAACTAA
- a CDS encoding DUF3155 domain-containing protein: MSKKRKRISRRRLAGQRVLAHVPTFHLETGEYKPVTAARRYIAESGLVSPAILNVRRNEHTTDRFFWGEKGLFSAQYAEENHFLFPSLRLIVDSVGEEVMFEGLELTSDDWEEIEEYEYAFV; this comes from the coding sequence ATGTCTAAGAAGCGCAAGCGGATCAGCCGCAGACGATTGGCTGGTCAACGGGTGTTGGCTCATGTGCCTACTTTCCATCTCGAAACCGGTGAATACAAGCCTGTGACGGCAGCTCGTCGTTACATCGCCGAATCTGGTTTGGTCTCACCAGCGATCCTTAATGTTCGTCGTAACGAACACACCACTGATCGCTTTTTCTGGGGCGAGAAAGGATTGTTTAGTGCTCAGTACGCTGAAGAGAACCATTTTCTCTTCCCCTCTTTGCGCTTGATCGTTGACTCCGTTGGGGAAGAGGTCATGTTTGAAGGCCTTGAACTGACTTCCGACGACTGGGAGGAGATCGAGGAGTATGAGTACGCCTTCGTTTGA